One Paraburkholderia phytofirmans OLGA172 genomic window carries:
- a CDS encoding CoA transferase: protein MTPELALQHIWTLAGCDPTALRSVSLSGDDPGLPSVFRVGSLASATIAATGLAAADYHRLRTGHRQHVAVQMRRALASFRSERYLRIDDGPPPALRDPVTGFYATRDGRRIQLHTNFPHHLQGVLEVLGCENDRAAVAAAIRHWDGAKLDQTLADAGLCAALIRTPDEWAVLEQAQALAGLPLFEIERIGDAPVEPPRRGDANRPLAGVRVLDLSRIIAGPVAGRALAHHGADVLMINGPHLPNIAPLVIDNGRGKRSAVVDLRDAPGRETLRGLAGGADVFLQAYRPGALAARGFGPEELARVRPGIVYVSVSAYGHEGPWAQRRGFDSLVQSASGIAWTERQAAGWDEPKHLPCQALDHATGYLAAFGAMVALARRATEGGSWHVRLSLAQTGRWLQSFGLVQDGWRAPDVSSDDVSDCLGTVDSTFGRVRGVLPAEMLDLTPAFYALPPVEVGADSASWK from the coding sequence ATGACGCCTGAACTCGCTCTCCAACATATCTGGACGCTTGCAGGCTGCGATCCGACTGCGCTTCGGTCTGTCTCCCTGAGCGGCGACGATCCTGGTTTGCCGTCGGTTTTCCGGGTCGGCAGCCTGGCCTCGGCGACCATCGCCGCGACCGGCCTCGCGGCGGCCGACTACCACCGTTTGCGCACCGGGCACAGGCAGCACGTCGCGGTGCAAATGCGGCGCGCGCTGGCGTCGTTTCGCAGCGAACGCTATTTACGCATCGACGACGGGCCGCCGCCCGCTTTGCGCGATCCGGTGACGGGTTTCTACGCGACGCGCGACGGCCGCCGGATTCAACTGCACACGAATTTTCCACATCACCTGCAAGGCGTGCTGGAGGTGCTCGGCTGCGAGAACGATCGCGCCGCAGTGGCCGCCGCGATCCGCCACTGGGACGGCGCGAAGCTCGATCAGACGCTCGCCGACGCGGGCCTATGCGCGGCGTTGATTCGCACGCCCGACGAGTGGGCTGTGCTCGAGCAGGCGCAAGCGCTTGCGGGCTTGCCGTTGTTCGAGATCGAGCGCATCGGCGACGCGCCGGTTGAGCCGCCGCGCCGCGGCGACGCGAACCGGCCGCTGGCGGGCGTGCGGGTGCTGGATCTGTCGCGCATCATCGCGGGGCCGGTGGCCGGGCGAGCGCTCGCGCACCACGGCGCGGACGTGCTGATGATCAACGGTCCGCATTTGCCGAATATCGCGCCGCTGGTGATCGACAACGGGCGTGGCAAGCGCTCGGCCGTGGTCGATCTGCGCGATGCGCCCGGACGTGAGACCTTGCGCGGCCTTGCCGGTGGCGCCGATGTGTTTCTGCAGGCCTATCGCCCCGGCGCGCTGGCGGCGCGTGGGTTCGGTCCCGAAGAACTGGCGCGCGTACGGCCTGGGATCGTGTACGTGTCGGTGTCCGCTTATGGACACGAGGGGCCTTGGGCTCAGCGGCGCGGCTTCGATAGTCTGGTGCAGTCGGCGAGTGGCATCGCGTGGACCGAACGGCAGGCGGCGGGCTGGGACGAGCCTAAGCATCTGCCTTGTCAGGCGCTGGATCACGCGACTGGCTATCTCGCCGCGTTCGGCGCGATGGTCGCGTTGGCACGGCGCGCCACCGAAGGCGGAAGCTGGCACGTGCGCCTCTCGCTGGCGCAAACGGGCCGGTGGCTGCAGTCTTTCGGACTTGTGCAGGATGGCTGGCGTGCGCCGGATGTGTCGAGCGACGATGTGTCGGATTGCCTCGGCACCGTCGATTCGACATTCGGCCGCGTGCGTGGCGTGTTGCCCGCCGAGATGCTTGATCTGACGCCGGCTTTTTATGCGTTGCCGCCTGTGGAAGTGGGCGCTGACAGCGCTAGCTGGAAGTGA
- a CDS encoding citrate/2-methylcitrate synthase: MPPSHSLTAAEAAAALGISLPTLYAYVSRGMLSSSPDAQGKHRLYDAGEVRRLARRKEDGKRAGKVAQKVLDWGVPVLESSITLVADGRLLYRGHDAMELARTASLEGVAALLWECSARRIAEAPAVSFAAAQWAAWLKLWSDSTPLDRALVLLPAAAAQMPRVWALGRDAQLDTACAVMRLLAAAMVSAAPSNEPLHKQLASAWNVRNRQQAGLLRAALVACADHELNASTFTVRCITSTGTHLFGAVAGGLAALAGPRHGGETVRIAALLDEASRAPDLDRYLANRLARHEHGAHGPVLSGFGHPLYPDGDPRARLLLGMLADCAPARSPLGEVQALARTVRDTTGAEPTVDFALVAIERVLALPAGAAFTLFAVGRVVGWIAHAMEQTRDGRLIRPRARYIGEVEVAAEVAR, translated from the coding sequence ATGCCGCCTTCCCATTCTCTGACCGCCGCCGAAGCCGCCGCCGCACTCGGCATCAGCCTGCCTACACTGTATGCGTATGTCAGCCGCGGCATGCTGAGTTCGTCGCCGGATGCGCAAGGCAAGCACCGGCTCTACGACGCCGGCGAAGTGCGGCGACTCGCGCGGCGCAAGGAAGACGGCAAGCGCGCCGGCAAGGTCGCGCAAAAGGTGTTGGACTGGGGCGTGCCGGTGCTCGAATCGTCGATCACGCTGGTGGCCGACGGCCGCCTGTTGTATCGCGGGCATGACGCCATGGAACTGGCGCGCACGGCATCACTGGAGGGTGTCGCGGCGTTGTTGTGGGAATGCAGTGCGAGGCGCATCGCCGAGGCACCGGCAGTCTCTTTCGCCGCCGCCCAGTGGGCGGCGTGGCTCAAGCTCTGGAGCGACAGCACGCCGCTCGACCGCGCGCTCGTGCTGCTGCCGGCCGCCGCGGCGCAAATGCCGCGGGTATGGGCGCTCGGGCGCGATGCGCAGCTGGATACCGCCTGCGCGGTCATGCGCTTGCTGGCCGCCGCGATGGTCTCGGCGGCGCCGTCGAACGAACCGCTGCACAAGCAGCTGGCTTCAGCGTGGAACGTGCGCAACCGTCAGCAGGCAGGGCTGCTGCGCGCGGCGCTGGTGGCATGCGCAGATCATGAACTGAACGCGTCGACCTTCACGGTTCGTTGCATCACGTCGACGGGGACGCATCTGTTTGGCGCAGTAGCGGGCGGTCTGGCTGCGTTGGCCGGCCCGCGGCATGGTGGCGAGACGGTACGGATTGCCGCGCTCCTCGATGAAGCGTCGCGCGCACCCGATCTCGATCGCTATCTGGCAAACCGGCTCGCGCGCCACGAACACGGCGCGCATGGGCCAGTGCTGTCGGGCTTCGGCCATCCGCTTTATCCGGACGGCGACCCGCGCGCGCGTCTGCTGCTCGGGATGCTCGCCGACTGTGCGCCGGCCCGCTCGCCACTAGGCGAAGTGCAGGCGCTCGCGCGCACAGTGCGCGATACGACCGGGGCGGAGCCGACCGTCGACTTTGCGCTCGTGGCCATCGAACGGGTACTCGCCCTGCCGGCCGGCGCCGCATTCACGCTATTCGCGGTCGGCCGGGTGGTTGGCTGGATCGCCCATGCAATGGAACAGACGCGCGACGGCCGGTTGATCCGGCCACGCGCGCGCTATATCGGGGAGGTTGAGGTGGCCGCTGAGGTGGCCCGTTAA
- a CDS encoding DUF2917 domain-containing protein: MREVRIFEMEHDEPAAAWRVARPSVFKVISGEIWLTVEGENGDHWLATGQSIELPRGAMAWVSAGRAGARFALASGSEHAAMRPLRSLPVLNWLPRWLGVA, translated from the coding sequence ATGCGTGAAGTCCGTATTTTCGAAATGGAACATGACGAGCCCGCGGCGGCCTGGCGTGTCGCGCGTCCGTCGGTCTTCAAGGTGATCTCGGGCGAGATCTGGCTGACCGTCGAAGGCGAGAATGGCGATCATTGGCTGGCAACGGGGCAATCGATCGAGTTGCCGCGCGGTGCGATGGCGTGGGTCAGCGCGGGCCGGGCCGGTGCGCGTTTCGCGCTGGCCAGCGGGTCAGAACACGCTGCAATGCGGCCACTGCGCAGCTTGCCGGTACTGAACTGGCTGCCGCGCTGGTTAGGCGTGGCGTGA